A region of Candidatus Bathyarchaeota archaeon DNA encodes the following proteins:
- a CDS encoding membrane dipeptidase produces MLNYIDYVVELVGVDYIGIGLDFAEGWAEYPPARRKLIMIDKRVYSWPKGIETITEFPNITRGLVARGYSDKEIQKILGGNFLRVFKRVFGK; encoded by the coding sequence TTGTTAAATTACATCGATTACGTTGTGGAATTAGTTGGGGTGGACTACATTGGTATAGGATTAGACTTTGCTGAGGGATGGGCGGAATATCCACCTGCAAGAAGAAAGCTCATAATGATTGATAAAAGGGTATACAGCTGGCCCAAAGGAATTGAGACTATAACAGAATTTCCAAATATTACAAGAGGTTTGGTTGCAAGAGGCTACTCAGATAAAGAGATTCAGAAAATTCTAGGAGGAAACTTCTTAAGGGTGTTTAAGAGGGTCTTTGGAAAATAG
- the mch gene encoding methenyltetrahydromethanopterin cyclohydrolase — MTKISLNKSALPIVKYMIKEADEIGIFVHETKNGATIIDCGMEVPGGFEAGKCVTEVTLGGIGQAKVTFMDFGEFVLPAMHVTTDHPALATMGSQMGGWRIPKEVAKNLLGLGMAIGSGPARALAKTPAEVFDSLKHEEKADVAILVIQCDKFPMSKFPTESIVTHVSKETGIDMKRVYILIVPTNCLAGNIQIAGRCVENGVYTLFYMDYDITKLKSGAGIAPIAPVHPNSTVGMGMANDLMMYGLRTFYTIETQEEEDVCKLAKEMVIENRSPDYGKLYGELYEQAGKNFYKVDFGNYAPSEVTLNDLRTGTLCRAGRLRADIIKKSLVQGSSYSVL, encoded by the coding sequence TTGACGAAAATAAGCTTGAACAAATCTGCGCTTCCCATTGTAAAATACATGATCAAAGAAGCTGACGAAATAGGCATTTTCGTACACGAAACGAAAAACGGTGCAACTATAATAGATTGTGGAATGGAGGTCCCTGGCGGATTCGAAGCTGGAAAATGCGTAACAGAGGTTACTCTAGGCGGCATCGGACAAGCCAAAGTCACGTTCATGGACTTTGGCGAATTCGTCCTTCCTGCCATGCATGTAACAACAGATCACCCCGCTCTTGCTACTATGGGAAGCCAAATGGGAGGTTGGAGAATCCCAAAAGAGGTTGCCAAGAATCTTCTTGGATTAGGTATGGCTATCGGGTCCGGACCGGCTCGAGCTTTGGCGAAGACTCCTGCTGAAGTCTTTGATTCCTTAAAACATGAAGAAAAAGCGGACGTGGCTATTTTAGTAATTCAATGTGACAAGTTTCCAATGAGCAAATTTCCAACAGAAAGCATTGTGACGCATGTATCTAAAGAAACAGGAATAGATATGAAAAGAGTGTACATTCTTATTGTTCCCACAAACTGTCTCGCAGGAAACATTCAAATTGCAGGACGTTGCGTCGAAAACGGGGTTTACACGTTATTCTACATGGATTACGACATAACAAAACTGAAATCAGGGGCTGGTATAGCTCCTATAGCACCTGTTCACCCTAACAGCACTGTGGGAATGGGCATGGCTAATGACTTAATGATGTATGGCTTGAGAACTTTCTACACCATCGAAACCCAAGAAGAGGAGGATGTATGCAAATTAGCGAAGGAGATGGTTATAGAGAATCGCTCACCAGACTACGGAAAGTTATACGGTGAACTCTACGAACAGGCAGGCAAAAATTTTTACAAAGTCGATTTTGGGAATTATGCCCCCTCAGAAGTAACCCTTAACGATCTTCGAACAGGCACTTTATGCAGAGCAGGACGATTAAGAGCAGACATTATCAAAAAATCGCTGGTGCAGGGCTCAAGCTATAGTGTGTTATAA
- a CDS encoding (Fe-S)-binding protein, with protein sequence MLLEKYTNDLYKCIRCGFCFDLSWLGQYRMCPINEIKGFQSYSAKGKLILAIALLEGKVEFNEDLSKHVFMCTDCGACEQNCFFSLELSNIFDALKADVVAHGLTMKEHASMLEKTRKYDNIFGQPHEKRLHWLSGEINKKAEAVYFVGCTTALARTRIAKANYEIMKHSDLDFTILKNEKCCGFPLLSIGQVETAKKLAEYNIQEIEKIGAQRVVFSCPGCYRMFKKEYPKLVGRLPFEAVHTTEIYEELMDNEDLVPKKKITRKVTYHDPCHLGRHIGLYEPPRKILEEIPGLMMTEMTRNREYAYCCGAGGGLPQAFPEISTSIAVNRLKEAEETGAQVLASSCPACSSNFMLARYRSKVKLDIRDVAELIVETLK encoded by the coding sequence ATGTTACTTGAGAAGTATACGAATGATTTGTATAAGTGTATCAGATGTGGATTCTGCTTTGATCTAAGCTGGCTAGGACAGTACCGTATGTGCCCGATAAACGAAATCAAGGGATTTCAATCTTACAGCGCCAAAGGAAAACTAATTTTAGCTATAGCACTCCTTGAGGGAAAAGTAGAGTTCAACGAAGATCTCTCAAAACACGTTTTCATGTGCACCGATTGCGGTGCATGTGAGCAAAACTGTTTCTTCTCTCTAGAACTAAGCAACATCTTCGACGCGTTGAAAGCAGACGTGGTTGCACACGGATTAACAATGAAAGAACACGCTTCGATGCTTGAGAAAACCCGGAAATACGATAATATATTTGGGCAACCACACGAAAAGAGACTACACTGGCTCTCTGGAGAAATCAACAAAAAAGCTGAAGCAGTTTATTTCGTCGGGTGTACAACTGCGCTTGCCAGAACAAGGATAGCCAAAGCCAATTATGAAATTATGAAACACTCAGATCTAGATTTTACAATTCTCAAAAACGAAAAATGTTGCGGTTTTCCGCTGTTGTCTATTGGACAAGTAGAAACTGCAAAAAAGCTTGCTGAGTACAATATTCAAGAAATAGAAAAAATCGGAGCCCAGAGGGTAGTGTTTTCGTGTCCGGGATGTTATAGAATGTTCAAAAAAGAATATCCCAAATTAGTTGGGCGACTACCATTTGAGGCAGTTCACACAACCGAGATTTACGAGGAACTTATGGACAATGAAGACTTAGTTCCAAAGAAAAAAATCACCCGCAAAGTTACTTATCATGATCCTTGCCATCTTGGTAGGCACATAGGCTTGTATGAACCCCCAAGAAAGATCCTTGAAGAGATTCCAGGTTTAATGATGACTGAGATGACTAGAAACAGAGAGTATGCCTATTGTTGTGGAGCTGGAGGAGGTCTGCCCCAAGCCTTTCCAGAAATTTCGACTAGTATCGCGGTGAATAGACTAAAGGAGGCAGAAGAGACAGGGGCGCAGGTGCTTGCTTCGTCGTGTCCAGCGTGTAGCTCAAACTTCATGTTAGCAAGATATCGGTCTAAGGTAAAGTTGGATATTAGAGATGTGGCGGAACTGATCGTGGAAACATTAAAATAA
- a CDS encoding FAD-binding oxidoreductase — protein sequence MAKKRLKEQLTTIVGSENFSDNFLDRLTYSKSSSFEEAGVPSYVVRPRNTEQVAEILKIANEYETPVYVWGRGTIFIASGVQENCVLIDMTGMNNILNIDEETMSVTVEAGAIWDALNTELKKKKWELSIQGPGSLVSCTVGGSLAASMVPHGLTGEGTTGENVLNLEVVLPSGEIIKTGSAANPQGIPFERYCNGPDVAGLFIGSCGTLGIITKATLKIQRMPEAEEFLCYSFDDLRKAFKIALKLLQRRCTRFLVVCQGDLPVKAVALMHIITTGGKEEVEIKIKTIKSICETYGGRKIDNTGTRNYWKTHNVMYSWLRWKDPKTYYARKGIPYFCPEIFGFLPLPKLVDISEAFWNYWSEHETQIKKHNALVKGFDVYFSKNGGYLWIDTLYSYVDKEAFEFGLQVQKDLYEMLLDYGGAPGTVGSGEIAERIMSRLVGYHDFLRKLKKAIDPNRILNPNVLDL from the coding sequence TTGGCAAAAAAAAGGTTGAAAGAACAACTGACAACGATTGTTGGTTCAGAGAATTTTTCGGACAATTTTCTAGACAGATTAACATATTCAAAAAGTAGCTCTTTCGAAGAAGCTGGAGTTCCCTCATATGTAGTTAGACCCAGAAATACAGAGCAAGTTGCGGAGATTCTGAAAATAGCAAACGAGTATGAAACTCCTGTGTACGTGTGGGGAAGAGGAACTATATTCATTGCGTCAGGAGTTCAGGAAAACTGCGTACTGATTGACATGACTGGAATGAATAATATATTAAATATTGATGAGGAAACAATGTCCGTTACGGTTGAGGCAGGAGCCATATGGGATGCCTTGAATACTGAGTTGAAAAAGAAAAAGTGGGAACTCTCCATCCAAGGTCCAGGTAGCCTAGTATCCTGCACTGTCGGTGGATCACTTGCTGCTAGTATGGTCCCTCACGGCTTAACCGGAGAGGGAACAACTGGAGAGAACGTTCTCAACTTGGAAGTCGTTTTACCGAGTGGAGAGATAATCAAAACAGGTTCCGCTGCAAATCCACAAGGCATACCCTTTGAAAGATACTGCAACGGTCCAGACGTCGCCGGACTTTTCATAGGGTCTTGCGGTACTTTAGGTATCATAACAAAAGCTACATTAAAAATCCAAAGGATGCCTGAAGCTGAGGAATTCCTTTGTTATAGCTTTGACGATTTGAGAAAGGCATTTAAGATCGCTTTGAAGTTGCTTCAACGACGCTGTACTCGATTTCTTGTGGTTTGTCAAGGAGATCTTCCAGTTAAGGCTGTAGCTTTAATGCATATTATTACAACTGGAGGAAAGGAGGAAGTCGAAATAAAGATCAAAACCATCAAGTCAATATGTGAAACATATGGAGGAAGAAAAATAGACAACACGGGAACCAGAAACTACTGGAAAACGCATAATGTTATGTATTCATGGCTCAGATGGAAAGATCCAAAGACATATTATGCTCGTAAGGGAATTCCTTACTTCTGCCCCGAAATCTTTGGATTCCTTCCATTGCCGAAACTCGTTGATATAAGTGAAGCTTTTTGGAATTACTGGAGTGAGCATGAGACGCAAATAAAGAAGCACAATGCCCTTGTCAAGGGTTTTGACGTGTATTTTTCAAAAAATGGGGGATATCTGTGGATTGATACGCTCTATTCTTATGTAGATAAAGAGGCCTTCGAGTTTGGCTTACAAGTTCAAAAAGACCTTTACGAGATGTTGCTTGACTATGGAGGCGCTCCGGGTACTGTGGGTAGCGGCGAAATAGCTGAGCGTATCATGTCGAGGCTGGTTGGTTACCACGATTTTTTAAGAAAATTGAAGAAGGCTATCGATCCGAATCGCATTTTAAACCCAAATGTTTTGGATCTGTAG
- a CDS encoding amidohydrolase, with protein MGLLIKNGLLITMDDQRRIIENGAVAVEDDRIVDVGKTDQLERKYRNADTVIDASNMAVLPGLINTHTHLIQNLLKGIGEHEKTIEEWCKLILYPLYHAANEEALAGNDRIAYFASLMAFLEMLRSGTTCFVAMDGMHPGICEAMKKIDIRGFHALVMVDSWVPEDVRLPVKQQLRFIDEIVTKWHGAENGRIQCMIAPSTPFCSTDEYLQKSLELAEKYKLRLSIHVSETLYEVELIRKEKGKRPVEFLHDLGLLGPNVLAVHTIWVDDREIALLRDDGVKVSHNPESNMKGGNGVAPVPKMLQQGITVSLATDGCGGNDNLDMFDAMRTAAFLHKVSALDPTVISARKVLEMSTIDAARSIGQEKELGSIEVGKKADIIFIDLYKPRFQPLHNVEKALVYCACGEDVDTVIVDGKVLMDHKRIITVNEGETIDEARRIIYDAMQKAKEYLPHASWMKSRDC; from the coding sequence ATGGGCTTACTTATTAAAAATGGCTTACTAATCACTATGGATGATCAAAGAAGAATTATTGAAAATGGTGCTGTTGCTGTAGAAGATGATAGAATAGTAGATGTGGGGAAAACTGATCAGTTGGAGAGGAAGTATAGGAACGCTGACACAGTTATAGATGCCAGTAACATGGCTGTTTTACCAGGATTGATAAACACACATACCCACCTCATTCAAAACCTACTGAAAGGCATAGGCGAACATGAAAAGACAATTGAAGAATGGTGCAAGTTAATTTTATATCCTTTATATCACGCTGCGAATGAGGAGGCTTTAGCTGGAAACGACCGAATCGCCTATTTTGCGTCTCTAATGGCTTTTCTTGAGATGCTGCGGTCTGGAACCACATGTTTTGTAGCTATGGATGGAATGCACCCAGGAATTTGTGAAGCGATGAAGAAAATAGACATTCGCGGATTTCACGCCCTCGTTATGGTTGACTCGTGGGTTCCAGAAGATGTGAGGCTTCCCGTGAAACAGCAACTCCGATTTATAGATGAAATTGTCACTAAGTGGCACGGAGCCGAGAATGGAAGAATTCAATGCATGATTGCCCCTTCCACTCCCTTTTGCTCCACTGATGAATACCTTCAAAAATCTTTAGAGTTGGCTGAGAAATACAAGTTGCGATTAAGCATACATGTTTCTGAAACACTCTATGAAGTTGAGCTTATTCGAAAGGAAAAGGGCAAGCGCCCAGTAGAGTTTCTTCACGACCTCGGACTTCTTGGGCCTAATGTCCTTGCTGTACATACCATATGGGTGGATGACCGTGAAATCGCGTTGTTAAGAGATGACGGAGTTAAAGTATCTCATAATCCAGAGAGCAACATGAAAGGTGGAAATGGTGTGGCTCCAGTACCCAAAATGTTGCAGCAGGGCATAACTGTCTCCTTAGCTACTGATGGTTGCGGTGGTAATGATAACTTGGATATGTTTGACGCCATGAGAACTGCAGCTTTTCTGCATAAAGTTTCTGCCCTAGATCCAACTGTGATTTCTGCACGAAAGGTTTTAGAAATGTCTACCATTGATGCAGCAAGGTCGATAGGTCAAGAGAAAGAGTTAGGCTCTATTGAAGTGGGTAAAAAGGCTGACATTATTTTTATAGATTTGTATAAACCACGTTTTCAACCCTTACACAACGTCGAAAAAGCTCTTGTATATTGTGCTTGTGGAGAGGATGTGGACACGGTTATTGTAGATGGTAAAGTTCTCATGGATCACAAAAGAATCATAACTGTGAATGAAGGAGAAACCATTGATGAAGCGAGGAGAATAATTTATGACGCGATGCAAAAAGCTAAGGAGTATCTTCCTCATGCTAGCTGGATGAAGTCGCGTGATTGTTAG
- a CDS encoding formylmethanofuran--tetrahydromethanopterin N-formyltransferase (catalyzes the transfer of a formyl group from formylmethanofuran to tetrahydromethanopterin tetrahydromethanopterin) — MILNGVEVEETFAELWELKIARLLVTAISRDLALRAAYQATGFAFSIAICPVQSGIERFSPSEVNPDGRPGVIMQFSVPSGSKYGVERLKEQLIARALTLSMVPTASLFDFMPFEAITETLPVGEAIRKHGEGYEKELMIGKHRVICIPVTSGKFNVERTVGVTTGLDGLFVIMAENQAIAVSAANAAWDAMKLIEGVCPYGLGMDNAIKKGSNRYTDIIASTHDLFCPTIQNIVPGSKVPIGVQSIVTVVFMGLNASEIRRATHEGIVAATKIEGVKRISAYNFGGKMGSHKLHLSDILKME, encoded by the coding sequence ATGATTTTAAATGGTGTTGAAGTGGAGGAAACTTTTGCAGAGCTTTGGGAATTAAAAATAGCTAGACTGCTTGTCACGGCTATCTCAAGAGACTTGGCGTTACGAGCTGCTTATCAAGCCACCGGCTTCGCGTTTAGTATCGCGATATGTCCTGTTCAATCGGGAATAGAAAGATTCTCTCCTTCGGAGGTAAATCCAGACGGTAGACCTGGTGTGATTATGCAGTTTTCGGTTCCTTCTGGCTCCAAGTATGGCGTTGAACGGTTAAAGGAACAGCTAATTGCAAGAGCTCTAACGCTTTCTATGGTTCCTACTGCTTCTCTCTTCGACTTTATGCCATTTGAAGCTATAACGGAGACTTTGCCTGTAGGCGAGGCAATTAGAAAACATGGAGAAGGCTACGAAAAGGAACTAATGATCGGGAAACATCGAGTTATTTGTATTCCAGTCACAAGCGGAAAATTTAACGTGGAACGAACCGTTGGAGTCACAACTGGTTTAGATGGATTGTTCGTTATTATGGCTGAAAACCAAGCCATAGCGGTATCAGCCGCCAATGCTGCTTGGGATGCTATGAAATTGATTGAAGGAGTGTGTCCCTACGGTTTAGGCATGGACAACGCAATTAAAAAGGGGTCTAATAGGTATACAGATATCATTGCAAGTACTCATGACTTGTTTTGCCCCACCATTCAAAACATAGTTCCAGGCTCTAAGGTGCCCATAGGCGTTCAATCCATTGTGACGGTTGTCTTTATGGGTTTAAACGCTAGTGAGATTAGAAGAGCTACGCATGAAGGTATTGTCGCAGCTACGAAAATCGAGGGCGTTAAGAGGATTTCAGCTTATAATTTCGGAGGAAAAATGGGGAGCCACAAATTACATCTTTCTGACATCCTCAAGATGGAATAA
- a CDS encoding membrane dipeptidase, translated as MEEEKKALDTHKKSIIIDSLNASIMSDEYFQKLRVGGVTAINYTIAMMHSMSETVKRILDMHDLINEENDKVLLATTAEDVVTAKRDGKVAIFLGFQNVVPLENDLRILKLYHHLGVRIIQLSYHFRNAAAEGGAERTDSGLSLFGISLVKELNRLGIVVDLAHVGKQSVLEAIEFSEDPVIASHSNPRALIDAYQNKTDEEIRILAEKGGVIGITAFPRLVSKEPDNCTRRLVKLHRLRCGISWGGLHWYRIRLC; from the coding sequence GTGGAAGAAGAAAAAAAGGCGTTAGACACCCATAAGAAGTCAATAATTATCGATTCGTTAAATGCGTCCATCATGTCAGATGAATACTTTCAAAAACTACGCGTTGGCGGAGTAACCGCGATAAACTACACAATTGCCATGATGCATAGCATGTCTGAAACAGTTAAGAGAATTTTAGATATGCACGACTTGATAAATGAAGAGAATGATAAAGTGCTGTTGGCAACTACAGCCGAAGACGTGGTTACAGCAAAGCGAGATGGAAAAGTTGCTATTTTTCTAGGTTTCCAAAATGTAGTACCATTGGAAAACGACTTGAGGATACTAAAGCTCTATCATCATTTGGGGGTAAGAATCATCCAGCTAAGTTATCACTTCAGGAATGCAGCGGCAGAAGGCGGTGCAGAACGTACGGATTCAGGACTAAGTCTCTTCGGAATATCGCTAGTAAAAGAGCTAAATCGGTTAGGAATTGTGGTGGATCTCGCGCATGTCGGAAAACAGAGTGTTCTGGAGGCTATAGAATTTTCAGAGGATCCAGTAATAGCCTCACACTCAAACCCTCGAGCACTCATAGATGCATACCAGAATAAAACAGACGAAGAAATCAGGATTTTGGCTGAAAAGGGAGGCGTTATCGGAATAACAGCTTTCCCGAGACTTGTCAGCAAAGAACCAGATAATTGCACTCGACGACTTGTTAAATTACATCGATTACGTTGTGGAATTAGTTGGGGTGGACTACATTGGTATAGGATTAGACTTTGCTGA
- a CDS encoding extracellular solute-binding protein, which translates to MERKNVLAIGLALIIGVVIGAPVGYYIAPKPTTPATPTTLEFWAPFAGEESALWFWQNASDAFYNETGIEVKITFYTGSEYMTKLTSSFAAGVPPDLFTNKGGGELKGYVNENVVEDISDLLAEDWALAQIPESIRSSVTVNGKEYALPYELTVVGILINSLLFDQASVAVPSIETGWTWTEFIAACNALKVAGTIPVAMSGKEDWSLEFPTVYIQERLNGPDAFFDAYDRKISFFDQYNNTFDKVQEWVDGDYFQLGWETAGYMDAYQAFSTGQAAMWIQGTWAVGMCLGIEGLDLDAVPWPYFSEESNASVKDLVFGGGTFIGVAADSAYIDEAKAFLRFCSRPEWQIKMIQSIGTPIAQKIMLPPDIFDPTTEKFIDMVARASRLQGTYAYQVSPQFKGTMMDQFALIWALQTTPETAATTIETNAVELLGPVTG; encoded by the coding sequence ATGGAAAGAAAAAACGTTTTAGCGATTGGTTTAGCGTTAATTATCGGCGTAGTAATCGGTGCACCCGTCGGGTACTATATCGCTCCAAAACCAACTACCCCAGCAACACCTACAACCTTAGAATTCTGGGCCCCTTTTGCAGGGGAAGAAAGCGCTTTATGGTTCTGGCAAAATGCAAGCGACGCATTCTACAATGAAACAGGCATAGAAGTCAAAATCACGTTTTACACAGGCTCAGAATATATGACAAAACTAACATCGTCTTTCGCAGCTGGGGTTCCACCTGACCTATTCACTAACAAAGGTGGAGGAGAACTTAAGGGATATGTTAATGAAAACGTTGTAGAAGATATAAGCGATCTCTTAGCTGAAGATTGGGCCTTAGCTCAGATCCCAGAATCTATAAGATCATCAGTCACTGTGAACGGTAAAGAGTATGCCCTTCCATATGAACTAACAGTTGTCGGTATTTTGATCAATAGCCTACTTTTTGATCAAGCAAGTGTTGCCGTCCCTTCTATAGAGACAGGTTGGACATGGACTGAATTTATAGCGGCATGTAATGCACTAAAGGTCGCTGGAACAATCCCTGTTGCAATGAGTGGCAAGGAAGATTGGTCACTTGAGTTCCCTACAGTTTATATTCAAGAAAGGCTTAATGGGCCAGATGCGTTTTTCGATGCGTATGATCGTAAAATAAGTTTTTTTGATCAATACAACAATACGTTTGATAAGGTTCAGGAATGGGTTGACGGAGACTACTTCCAACTAGGCTGGGAAACAGCTGGTTACATGGATGCATACCAAGCGTTTTCAACAGGGCAAGCGGCAATGTGGATACAGGGCACATGGGCTGTTGGAATGTGTTTAGGTATAGAAGGGCTTGACTTGGACGCTGTTCCATGGCCATATTTTTCAGAGGAATCCAATGCAAGCGTAAAGGATTTGGTTTTTGGAGGAGGCACCTTTATCGGGGTAGCTGCTGATAGTGCATACATTGATGAGGCTAAAGCCTTCTTAAGATTCTGCTCTAGACCGGAATGGCAAATAAAAATGATCCAATCGATTGGAACCCCCATAGCACAGAAAATAATGTTGCCCCCAGACATTTTTGACCCAACTACCGAAAAGTTCATAGACATGGTAGCGAGAGCTTCGCGGTTACAAGGAACATATGCATATCAAGTATCCCCACAATTTAAAGGTACCATGATGGATCAATTTGCTCTAATTTGGGCACTTCAAACAACACCCGAAACTGCAGCGACAACCATCGAAACAAATGCGGTAGAATTACTGGGTCCAGTAACTGGTTAG
- a CDS encoding MazG-like family protein: MLKDLKKGIENLRTLSEAQGWIKEREENYYKFLDTRDIIICLGKEIGEFYKAYVNKEVYPDRWWGGAEGAESMGDELADVLNWCLVLSNRLKADLCKVIGRIEGFKEKMTPEEIQDYVRDKYPKETSTRQILLRIGGAFGDLCGRYLELKIKPVELLPGIEKVALWCFSMANAIGIDLFEAWKNRPIPGR; this comes from the coding sequence TTGCTAAAGGACCTTAAGAAAGGTATCGAGAATCTCAGAACTTTAAGTGAGGCTCAAGGCTGGATTAAAGAGAGGGAAGAAAATTACTACAAATTCTTAGATACTAGAGACATCATAATTTGCTTGGGAAAGGAGATCGGTGAATTCTATAAAGCATACGTAAACAAGGAGGTATACCCCGATCGTTGGTGGGGTGGAGCCGAAGGGGCTGAAAGTATGGGTGATGAACTAGCAGATGTACTTAACTGGTGCTTAGTTCTTTCGAATAGGCTTAAAGCAGATCTGTGTAAAGTAATAGGGAGGATAGAAGGGTTTAAGGAGAAGATGACACCGGAGGAGATTCAGGATTATGTAAGAGACAAGTACCCAAAGGAAACCAGCACAAGACAGATACTCCTACGAATCGGCGGAGCCTTCGGCGATCTTTGCGGGAGATACTTAGAGTTGAAAATTAAGCCTGTAGAGCTCCTCCCTGGGATTGAAAAAGTAGCTCTCTGGTGCTTTTCCATGGCAAACGCTATTGGCATAGACCTTTTTGAAGCATGGAAAAACAGACCTATACCTGGGAGATAG